Within the Mus caroli chromosome 10, CAROLI_EIJ_v1.1, whole genome shotgun sequence genome, the region acaacagGCGGTCTGTGAAGTGGCTATCTTTTAGAAGCTGTGGTTCTGGTGGCTAGTCTGGCGGCCGTGAAAACAAATTACTGAAAAGAACAGCAGCATCTTTTGCTAGTATGATTTACTAACTAGAACTTTAGTGATACAAAAGGGTTGGGTTAaaatgttgcaggtccagagccAGACTATTTTGTGGCATCTTTACGTCCTTTAACAACTACTGATAGCTCTGCCCTCTACTTGGCTTAACATCTTTGTAACTATCCAGTAAGTCATTTAGAGTGCAAGAACAGATCCCTAGTTTCCAATCAACCTAAGGGCTAAGAATGCTCTCAGACTAGCATCTGGGGCCTATAGCTGAgatctttttctcctttgctgtAGCCTGTTTACCTGATATCCTCACCAATACAATTGAAAAGTgccttgtttttatgtttttctttgttcttcattaagaggctggagagacagctagaCCGTTCCTTTGCAAGGATCGTCCAATCATGTACAGGATGGTTCATAGCTGTTTGCAACTCCAATCCCAGGAGATTTGacctctcttttggcctctgaggacaccagacACATAGGTGGTGCACAAATACACACGCGGGCAAACAcgcataaaataatttaaaaaaaagcacaaaatatttCACAATTTTATCAAACTGTTACCATATTGGGACATGGAATAACCTGTATTTGTGTTCCCGGGCTAGGGCCGCTCCTATTTGGCTCTAGGATAAGCCATCTCTGATTCCCTTTGAGGTGAGAGTTGTGTTTTTGCGTCGCAGCAGCGCTGGACTCCACAGTCCCTTCATCAGTTCTCACAGTGACCCGTGAAGCAGGTAGACTTTAGTTCCATGTTTATTCTGCTCTGGAGAGATGAAGTTACAGTGCGGCTTCAATTAGCGTTTCTTTGCGTTTTTCAAAGTTCCCCGATCTGCTGAACCCGGGCTCATCCgcggaattaaaaacaaaacaaaatccagccTGGAGAAGCATCCTATACAAGAAGATGCAGGGGCCCGCCCCTAGCGCGCTGGCTTTGCCGACTCCACACAAAGCGGTTCCTCCCTTGGTTCCCGAGCGCGCAGGAGGAGTTGCGCGCTGATTGGTGTGCGCGGGCGGAGCGCTGGCCCCTCCCCGCCCTGGGTCGTATCTTGGTGTCACTATTGGCTGAGCGGCCGTGCGCGCTGAGCTCCATGCCCCTTTGGCTCCGCCCCTCGGGCTCAGAACTTGCACCGGGTGCTGTCGGTCGCCGCGGGAGCGTGAGTGCTGGGCGCTGGGCTCTAGGACGCATTGTCGCCGTAAGTGCTGCCTCCAGCGGCCCACAGGCTTCGCGCCGCGCTGAATAACGGTGGCCAGAGGCCGAGCGTGGCAGGGGCAGAAGGGAAAGCACTGGGCTTGGCCgtgtcccttcccctcccccagcacaccTGGTAGCACCGAGTCATGGCTCGGGCGGTGCCCAGAGGTCATGGACTATCGCTTGCGGTAGTGGGAGGCTCGTGGTTAGAGCTCTCGGACAGCCCGGCTTCCGTCTCCCCAGTGAGACGCCCTTGCCCACCGGGAGAGGCAGCTGCGCATGTCACTTGGGAGTGTGCCTCTCCGCCCCTGGCAGCGTGGGACGCCCCCGGCCTCTGCGATCACCAGCGTCCCCCTCTGCTTGCTCCATTTGTCCCAGTTCCTGTCTGCCAGGCCAGCGCGAGGCTGGAGACGAGCAGCCACTGGCTGTGAGAATGGGGTCCAGGGATCCTGTCCTTGGTCACTGTGTACTGTCGGTACAGTCTAAGGATGCTCACGCGGGGCTCCCCAACTCTAAAGCTGAGCTGCGAAACCAGGCGCCAACGCGTCCAGCTCATTGCCCCAGCGGGCTCTTTCCCCTGGGTGAGAAAGTGGGTCAACTCTGCTCTGGTCTCGAGTGGACCTTTGGGACTGTTGGGGCGCGATTAGCATTGTGCCCCTTACCTCGCCACATCAGCTCTTGGCTTCGGCAGGGTCCCGAAGTCTGTCTGGAGCCAGCGGTGGGGCAGCTCGTGCGCATGGCTGCGGAGGCTCCGGTTGCCCCGCAGAGAGGCTGCCAGGCTCTAAAGTTCCCAGTTGACCACAACAGTAACTAAATATAGGACCAGCTGGTGCGGCCGGAGTGTCGCAGTGGCTCCTTTGCAGAGATCTTAGGGCTGCAGATAATGAAGTTGAGTTCTGACCCTTAAAGACTGGGTCATTGCCATGGCCAAGGTTTAACTACCCCAGCCCCAAGTTTGGAATTTAGGCGAGATCAGTTTCAGATCTGCCAGAGAAATTATACAGTGTTCACAATCATAGCTTCCTCAAAGCAGAATAGCACACTCACCTTCAATTTATTATATGCAAACTTCCGGTCTGTCCTTGTTTGATGACCTATTGGTTGGTCCTGGTTTAATGTAGGAAGCCCTTAATGGTTTGCAGAGTCTTTTCTTAGAAGTGATTTATTcagttaatttttattaacaGTTTCATTGAGGAAGGTGATGTTTCCATCTCACAACTGGGGCTGCCCCACAACATTGAGAACTTTCCAGAATTCTGCTTGGATTAGTTAGGCTCCTCAGGAAGGCCTCCAGAGGTCTGGAACAGACCGCAGGCCTTCTCTGTGGCTTGTCTTTATCTACCTGTTGCTGGCACCCTATGGGCCCTTCTTCTGGGGTCATGCCACAGGCCTCACCCCCAGGCTGTGCAGGCCTATAACTGGTTCATTTTGTCTCCCAGTGGGAAGCTTGTATCATCGGGCATGTCCAGCCTGTGGGCCTGGTTTGTCCCAGGAGAGCTATGAGTGCAGCTTAATAGACATGCAATTTAAAAATGCTGTGTTGCAGTATCATTCTAGTCCACACccgatctctctctctttattgtCCAGCATGGCTTTTATAGATGGTGACCAGAAGATTTCAAATTTAAACATATCCTGGGGCTGTGTTACAAACTGGTGGGTGGCAGGAGGGCACAGGTGAGTTGTCTtgttctgtagctcaggctgacctggaacttgggGTCCTCCTGTTTCAGTTTTCCttgtgctggggttataggtattTGCCACTGTGTCaagtttctttgaaaatttctgaGTCTCCCCTATCCAGAGTCTGGGATAGGTGGCACTGCTTTTACGGGAGCAGCTCGGGCCCATGTGGGCCCATAGCTCCTGTTTCTCCCTGACTCTCTGCCACCACCATCCTTATGTGGCGGATTGACTGGATTCCTGCTTCTAGGAGCCTAGAACCTAGACCTCTGGGGCCGGCCTGGGATCTGTGGATTGTTCTGGTTGCAGAGGGGTGCCCAGTGCCTTGATTGTCCAAAGAGTGCTGATGTGCGTGCGGGCAGCTTGTGAATGGGCTCAGATCGTTTATGTAGATGTGGGGGCAGCCCACAGCCTGGTCTCTTGTTTGACATGGACAATTGTCTGttcctctttttaaaacatacaaaagaaaaagagaatgccTTGTGTCCTATCTCATCCTTCCCACCCcacaccagtgctgggattaaataaatGCAAGGCCATGAGAAAGCTCTCATTATGTTGATCTTAAAGTCATTTCTATAGTTCGGACAGGTCTTGAACTACGATTCTCTTGCTTCAGGATGACAGGCCTATGCCACCAGCCCCAGCAAGAACAGCTCGTGCTTTTCTCCCCAGCCTTAGCTTCTATTAGATATTAAGTAAGTCCCCATAGGTTAATTGACTGGTTAGATCCCGAACAGGTACAGCCTTTGGGGCCGAAGGAGCCACCAAACAGTTGGATAGTTTCCCTTTGGCCTTTGGTGGGGCCAGGAGTCCACTCCAGCCTCAAGTTTGTTCTCCCTGAGCTCTGGAGCCCTGCCACCCTCTCTGGTCCCTGTACTGAGTGCCCTGTTTccctggagaggcagaaggagatggAATAGCAGAAAAAGCCCCTGGCTAAGGAATCCGAGAGTTGGGGAGTCTGGGCGGGGGttatgtgtgtggagggcagcTCTGTTTCCATCCAGCTGGTTGTTCTGCCTTCTTGGTTCTGCAGTTTCTCAGTTTGTGAAGGAGTTAAGGTAAATCCCCtgaggggccagtgagatggttctcTGGGTAAAAGCTGGtgatgagctgagtttgatccaAGAATCTACAGTAGAGAGGACGACACCCCCTgcaaagttgtcctcttacctccaaaTGTGCCTCACAGTATGCTTATGCCTGTATTCATGaatgcgcacgtgcacacacatatatgtatgcattctttctctctctttcttcctctctctctctctctctctcatacacacacacacacacgcacacacacacacacacacacacacacgcctgtgCCTGTATTCACactcccacacatgcacatgcctacgcatgcacacatgcacatacacatactaataaataaaatttaaaaaagacaaatgagTCAGCCCAATTTCAACAGCACTAATTCAGGCCTAGGAATTTGAGCTAAGAGAGTGCATATTTCAGGTGGTGGGGTCCCATTtgccatgccccccaccccccataaatCACTGACCCATGTTCTGTAGACTATTTAGGCATGTGAATTTAGGATCCTATTCAAGTTGGACTTGTAGACATGTTGAAACTTGGACTTGCATTAGATTTGAAACCCAAATGGTGTGTGTTGACCATGAAGAGAAGCATCCATGGTGGATGCGCCACagccagtgggggaggggaggggcgagGGGAGGCtagaaagatttttcttttctttttttttttttaagatttatttattatatgtaagtacactgtagctgtctccagacactccagaagagggcgccagatctcgttacggatggttgtgagccaccatgtggttgctgggatttgaactctggaccttcggaagagcagtcgggtgctcttacccactgagccatctcaccagccctcttttgtttgtttttgagacagggtctctatattatgtagtagctctggctgtcttgaaactcactgtgtggTTCAGAGcaagccagccttgaactccccAGTCCTGGCGTttagctgtgtgccaccatgcccagctagggAGAGACATTTTGAAGCTCACAAACAACCCAAGTGACTTGTGCTTAGTCACTAAGTACCCTTGGAGCtcagagggaggagggactgCCAAGGCGAGGTGGGTCGGCCAAGGCAAAGAGGGAGTGATCAGGGGACAGGTcctgggagtggagagatgggatCCTTACTCATTTCTCAAGGATGAGTTCTCACGAGGTGTTTGTTCAGAGTCCTGTGGTTATCCGTGCAAGATTCATCGCCGGTGTCACACCTGCACGTGACACACATTCCTGTACCTTCTCGGCTGGCTTTTGGTGAGGGTTTATGAGGCTCATGTCTGTGGTACAGTCAGATGCTACTAGGCTCAGTGTGGTGAGACCTCCTCCGGCTCCACCCAGCTTCTCGGTGGTAGAGTTGGATTTCTGTCGGTAACCATCGCCAGTGTGTTCTGGGCTTTCGGTGTCAGCCTCCCAGTGGGACACACACATGCTGAGCACCTTTGGCCTCCTGGGCTTGACCTTACCTGCCCTGTTTGGCCAGCTCTGAACACTGTCCTCACACCTCTTCTTTCTGTCCCTGCTCTTTTGCCTCTGGTCCCTGACTCTGATCAGGGTAGTTTGCTGACACTCCCTTAGTGGCTCCTGAGTTTAGGACTAGGGACAGGGccaggagagacagaggagagaagagggccTCAGGTGCTGCCTGTGAGTTCCTCCTTTAGTGTGGTATTGCTAGTGGAGATTTAGGTGAGTTTAGGAGGCAAACACTAGAACCACCAAGTGTGGAGCGATGCAGACCGGATTGTGGCCCTTGTTTGTGCCTTGGTTTCTTTCCCTGTAATAACAGGGTCTTGGTTACTTTTatgtctttttcatttccttattgatttatctatttatttagtgaTTGTCATgttagcccaagctggccttgaatttattctgttgccaaggatgaccttgaaattaaaaaaaaaaaagatttcttcatttattttatgtgaatacactgtagctgtcttcagacacaccagaagagggcatcagatcccattacagatggttatgagcaaccatgtggttgctgggaattaaactcaggacctctggaagagcagtcagtgctcttaaccactgagccatctctctagtccgaCCTTGAAATTCTAATCTCAAACTTCTTAATACTGGGATAACAGGCACATCTCACCATGTCTGGTTTATcctgtgctaggaattgaacccaggacttttgAGAATGCTTGGTAAGCATTTTACCagctaagctacatccccagcctattttcccatttttaaaaaatgtatatggtattttgcctacatgtatatatatctgtgcaccacatgcatgtctggctCTTGGTGCCTTCAGAAGCCAAAAGAGTATGCTTatgcttgtgagctaccatgcaggTACTGGGAATTGGACTCTGGTCttgtagaagagcagccagtgctcctaagtgctgagccatctccccaccccttctttaAGCATCTTCTCCCCAGTGATCCAGTTCcccttctgtcttagggttttactgttgcgGACAAAACACCAGGACTAAAAAGCaaattagggaggaaagggtttatttggcttacacttccagatcattggaggaagtcagggcaggaactaaagcagggctggaacctggaggcaggagctgatgcagagaccatggagggtgctgcttgctggattGCTTCCCTGACTTCCTCAGCTAGcgcactctctccctctccctctccctctccctctccctctccctctccctctccctctccctctccctctccctcaaagatttacttattttatgtatatgggtacactgtagctgtactattgtgaaccatcatgtggttgctgagaatgaAGGTTGCTCGCTCCAGTTGGCCCTGCTCGCTCCGGCCtaaagattttttaatttattattatagctgagtacagtgtagctgtcttcagacacaccagaagagggcgtcagatcgcattacagatggttgtgagccaccatgtggttgctgggatttgaactcaggacctttggaagagcagtgctcttaaccgctgagccatctctccagccccctcagcctgctttctttttggtttttcgactcagcctgctttcttaaagaacctgagatcaccagcccagaggtggtactacccagcctgggctgggctttctcactagttgagaaaatgccttatagctggatctcatggaggtttTCCTCAGCTGAGACTCTAAcatgtgccaagttgacacacaagacCAGCCAGTACATCTTCTCATTTCCAGCCAGCCCTCCCTCTTCTTTGCTTGCAGATAAACTCCGAAGGAAGCTGAGGGTGAGGCAACTAACCTTTCCTCTCATCCGACATACAGGTAGGGTCTTCCTAGAGACCACCCACCCGCAGGCTCCAAGGTCCATTTGTCTTGACACCATGTTTCCTGCTGGTAAATGGGCGCGGTCAGCAGGATGGCTGGCCTCGTTGTGTTGATTGAGCCCTGGCTAGGAGGCCACAGAATAGACAGGTGTCTTCCCAGTAGATAGCTGGACCTAGTTTCTTCCCAACACCTTGCTCCACCTGTTGAGTCACAGGCCATTTGAGTCCTCCTGTCTGCCTGGCCACTGGTTTAAGTTCTGTGTATGGTGAGGTCAGATGTATATGGTGAGGTCACTCGGGTTGATCCTCTCAGGAAAGTGGTAAAGTCAGCTGCCCTCCCCCTCTGGGTGACAGAGCGGAGCAGCATCTGCACAGGCTAAGCTGGGTGTAGCCTGGGCTCAGGAGGacgaagaagaggaggagcagagggaggtgaTGAAAGGCCTAGGGATGTCCTTGTAGCTTCTTGACAGCCTGCATTCCTAGGGAGGAGAATATTGTTCACGGGACCCTGGCAGGTGGGTGCTTCATGGTCCTGTGTCTTTCCCAGGCACAGACCCCCCCTTTGTGAGTCGCAGACCGGCCTGAAGGCTGGGAGCCGAACACCCACGTCTGCATGCTGAGGAAGATGGGGGAGGCCGTGGCCAGAGTTGCAAGGAAGGTCAACGAGACTGTGGAAAGCGGCTCAGATACCCTGGGTAAGTGAGGCCTGGCTTTTCTACTCTGTGGCTGGTTTGTGaactcaagagatggctcagaaagagATGAAGGGGACATACGTGTGTGGCCAGGAGGACAAATGTGCCATGGAACTTTCATACAATTGTGGTGGCTGTAGGTAGTGTGTGTCCCATCttacactttggtctttggtgtttatttgtttgtttgtttggatttgtggggttttgttgttgttgttgttttttttgagacaagggtttatctgtgtagccctggctgtcttgtaactcactctgtagaccaggctggcctcgaactcagaaatccgcctgcctctgcctccccagtaccgggattaaagatgtgtgccaccactgcccagcctagactttgttcttgttttgggtCCTAGTCAGAGAAATTGGGAGAGTGCTGAGCTGTGGATCCTCCTTGCTTGGACAACTTCagtgacctctgtgtgtgtgcccttgaACTGCCTCAATACATCAATCTGGACACGCATGAGTCGCCCCATGTTGGGTGCCTCTTGAGATGGACTAGCCTGTGTGGGCTTTGGAGTTCACCCAGTTGGAAGGCACCTTCACGCTCCACTGTTGTgacatgcattaaaaaaaaattgaatggaTCTAGCGTTCTAGCCTTTTACTTACACTGAGATGCCAAGCATTTAAGCAAGCTGTCCATCTAGTTGAGTTCTGTAGATGTGAATGACAGGAGGGGCCAGGGAGACCAAACAattatctctgtgtatgtatgtctttgtgtgtgcctgtgtgaatgtGAATAATTTGTGTTTGAATAGTGCTCGTGTGTTCTGTATatacacgagtgtgtgtgtgtgtgtgcttgtgtgcttgtgcacatgtgtatgaattCACAGGAATTCAGAGGAATATCAGTGCCACTGAAGAGACCCAGGCATGCTGGCACCTTATGGGAACCCAGATGACTAGAGCACATCTTTGCCTTGGGGATGACAGTGCATGCGGCTGAGGTGGGCATGGGCTGTGGGGAGGGATTTTCCAGgcatgtaggggtgtgtgtgcatgtttgtgtgtttttgtaacAAGGAAGTGTTTTGGTAGTGTTTATCGTTGGAGCAGAGACCCAGCTGTGAGCTCCCCTGCAGGTGTGTCTGGAATGCAGGTTCTGAGTCAGAGCATGACAGGGAGTAGAGAGGCAGTCAGCCTTCCCATAGGCTTGGTCACTGCTTCTTCCAGGAAGCCCTCAGTTTTATCGCAtcccacccttcctccctcactccctcctctgTAGTCACCCATTAGAGGGTAGGAACACCATGGCCCTTTTTCACCAAGTATCTGGCTGGAGTGGAGTGTTATGCTATAGgggccagactggccttgaactc harbors:
- the LOC110303260 gene encoding uncharacterized protein LOC110303260; the encoded protein is MTSGHRPSHDSVLPGVLGEGKGHGQAQCFPFCPCHARPLATVIQRGAKPVGRWRQHLRRQCVLEPSAQHSRSRGDRQHPVQVLSPRGGAKGAWSSARTAAQPIVTPRYDPGRGGASAPPAHTNQRATPPARSGTKGGTALCGVGKASALGAGPCIFLYRMLLQAGFCFVFNSADEPGFSRSGNFEKRKETLIEAAL